The following are encoded together in the Streptomyces rapamycinicus NRRL 5491 genome:
- a CDS encoding RICIN domain-containing protein → MTDPHGTEPDATTGQRSYAQLSDTELTERIRSGAPTALPATQELRERHLSAVLSYARLCGRTRADADQLADLSFGLAAQETCRGIDPWGPWRHHLLLFVQRVAATWAEGSREERLDPAFAEWLGHSGTAAGGAAGLPGPRERSPMLGGFLTLSARTRDVLWYSVVEEEPDTVVATFAGVAPHTVPTLRETAQGALREAWLRTHLERGGEQTCRGFRGLIEAAVRPENPRRCDDLDRHLSGCLSCAGVYGDLMRMDEDPRPVIADGLLGWRGTAYVTAEPVGGVPSMGSAAPSPAEPPRPEPPLAAAPPPPYPPVGPTGAVGVAVNAPMDGGSTGGWRRRARTGSRPPATAALVAVAVVAAVALTVALLVSDGDDMAPAGRANTPAPTATPAGPSSDPTTDSPAPTKRPQRPPNPGGMTEPPTTAPATTPPGTAPAPSAPIPDDSFSAVINAASGLCLDIRDQRLEKRTDAVLARCSGSDTQRWRLDSEGLLHTEADPDFCLDSRGDTDRGVGIWPCSSADGDNGENLRFAVDRDGVIRPHIAPDFAVTPDGDDADSEVGLRSAEDRDDQRWNAGLGDASADVSVSGPAPAR, encoded by the coding sequence GTGACCGACCCGCACGGAACCGAACCCGATGCCACCACCGGGCAGCGGTCGTACGCCCAACTGTCCGACACCGAGCTCACCGAACGGATCCGCTCCGGAGCGCCCACCGCCCTCCCCGCCACCCAGGAACTGAGGGAGCGCCACCTTTCGGCGGTGCTGTCCTACGCCCGGCTCTGCGGCAGGACCCGGGCGGACGCCGACCAGCTCGCCGACCTCTCCTTCGGCCTCGCCGCGCAGGAGACCTGCCGGGGTATCGATCCCTGGGGGCCGTGGCGCCACCATCTGCTGCTGTTCGTCCAGCGGGTGGCCGCCACCTGGGCGGAGGGCAGCCGGGAGGAGCGGCTGGATCCCGCGTTCGCCGAGTGGCTCGGCCACTCCGGTACCGCCGCGGGCGGTGCGGCCGGACTCCCGGGGCCGAGGGAGCGTTCGCCCATGCTCGGCGGCTTCCTCACCCTCTCGGCACGCACCCGCGATGTCCTGTGGTACAGCGTGGTGGAGGAGGAGCCCGATACGGTGGTGGCCACCTTCGCGGGCGTGGCGCCGCACACCGTCCCCACGCTCCGGGAAACGGCTCAGGGCGCGCTGCGCGAGGCGTGGCTGCGGACCCATCTGGAGCGTGGCGGCGAGCAGACGTGTCGGGGGTTCCGGGGCCTCATCGAGGCGGCGGTACGGCCGGAGAACCCCCGGCGCTGCGACGACCTGGACCGCCACCTGTCCGGCTGTCTCTCGTGCGCCGGGGTGTACGGCGACCTGATGCGGATGGACGAGGATCCCCGGCCCGTGATCGCCGATGGGCTCCTGGGGTGGCGCGGAACGGCCTACGTCACGGCGGAACCGGTCGGCGGTGTGCCCTCGATGGGATCGGCGGCGCCGTCGCCCGCGGAGCCGCCGCGGCCGGAGCCTCCCCTGGCCGCCGCTCCCCCGCCGCCGTATCCGCCGGTGGGGCCCACCGGTGCCGTCGGAGTCGCGGTGAATGCGCCGATGGACGGTGGGTCCACGGGAGGCTGGCGCCGACGGGCCCGGACGGGCTCCCGGCCGCCCGCGACGGCCGCGCTGGTCGCGGTGGCGGTCGTGGCGGCGGTGGCCCTCACCGTCGCCCTCCTGGTGTCCGACGGGGATGACATGGCCCCGGCCGGTCGCGCGAACACCCCTGCTCCCACGGCCACTCCGGCGGGTCCTTCGTCGGACCCGACGACGGATTCGCCTGCTCCGACGAAGAGGCCACAGCGCCCACCGAACCCCGGTGGCATGACCGAACCGCCGACAACCGCTCCCGCCACCACTCCCCCGGGCACCGCCCCCGCGCCCTCCGCCCCGATTCCGGACGACAGCTTCTCGGCGGTGATCAACGCCGCGTCCGGGCTCTGTCTGGACATCCGCGACCAGCGGTTGGAGAAGCGCACGGACGCGGTCCTGGCCCGGTGCAGCGGCAGCGACACCCAACGGTGGCGGCTGGACTCGGAGGGGCTGCTGCACACCGAGGCCGACCCCGACTTCTGTCTGGACTCGCGCGGTGACACCGACCGGGGTGTCGGCATCTGGCCGTGCTCGTCCGCCGACGGCGACAACGGCGAGAACCTGCGGTTCGCGGTCGACCGCGACGGGGTGATCCGCCCTCATATCGCACCCGACTTCGCGGTCACCCCGGACGGCGACGACGCCGACAGCGAGGTTGGGCTGCGCTCGGCCGAGGACCGCGACGACCAGCGGTGGAACGCCGGCCTCGGGGACGCCTCGGCCGATGTGTCGGTGTCGGGCCCCGCTCCGGCACGCTGA
- a CDS encoding long-chain-fatty-acid--CoA ligase → MTLTAAAVLAESALRRPDHPALVFGSRRITYRELWDATRRYAAVLRDQGIGPGDRVALLLPNTPHFPMVYYGVLALGAVAVPVHGLLRADEIVHVLRDSESKVLVCGAPMLTEGAKGAEVAGVPVVTVLAEHDGGRPRLDALAEGAEPIERCVPREPGDLAVVLYTSGTTGHPKGAMITQFNLVMNVSTTMRSPFDLGPDDVLLGCLPLFHTFGQTCGMSTTFLAGGTMVLMSRFDGPRALDLMVTEGCTVFMGVPTMYLALLDAAAEDPRRPALDRAFSGGSALPVKVLEDFQEVFGCPIYEGYGLTEASPVVAYNQKAWPCKPGTVGRPIWGVEAEIAAADVEDRVELLPTGAVGEIVIRGHNVMAGYLNRPEATAEVLVDGWFRSGDLGTKDAEGYLTLVDRKKDLVVRGGYNVYPREVEDVLMRHPAIAQVAVIGLPDEVYGEEVCAVVRPRTGTVPDAALGSGIVAWARERLAGHKYPRRVEFIDAFPLGPSGKVLKRELAGRFTTGR, encoded by the coding sequence GTGACGCTCACCGCGGCGGCGGTGCTCGCCGAGTCCGCACTGCGGCGCCCGGACCACCCCGCGCTCGTCTTCGGCTCGCGGCGCATCACCTACCGCGAGCTGTGGGACGCCACCCGGCGGTACGCCGCCGTATTGCGCGACCAGGGCATCGGCCCCGGCGACCGGGTTGCGCTGCTGCTGCCGAACACCCCGCACTTCCCGATGGTGTACTACGGGGTGCTGGCGCTCGGCGCCGTGGCCGTGCCGGTACACGGTCTGCTGCGGGCCGATGAGATCGTCCATGTGCTCCGCGACTCGGAGTCGAAGGTGCTGGTGTGCGGGGCGCCGATGCTCACCGAGGGCGCCAAGGGCGCGGAGGTGGCCGGGGTTCCGGTGGTCACCGTGCTGGCGGAGCACGACGGCGGCCGGCCGCGGCTGGACGCCCTCGCCGAAGGCGCCGAGCCCATCGAGCGGTGTGTTCCGCGCGAACCGGGCGACCTCGCCGTGGTCCTGTACACCTCGGGCACCACCGGCCATCCCAAGGGCGCGATGATCACCCAGTTCAACCTGGTGATGAACGTGAGCACCACGATGCGCTCGCCGTTCGACCTCGGCCCCGACGATGTGCTGCTCGGCTGTCTGCCCCTGTTCCACACCTTCGGGCAGACCTGCGGGATGAGCACCACCTTCCTGGCGGGCGGCACGATGGTGCTGATGAGCCGGTTCGACGGCCCCCGGGCGCTGGACCTGATGGTCACCGAGGGGTGCACCGTCTTCATGGGCGTGCCCACCATGTATCTGGCCCTGCTCGACGCCGCCGCCGAGGACCCCCGCCGCCCGGCCCTCGACCGCGCCTTCTCCGGGGGCTCGGCGCTTCCGGTGAAGGTGCTCGAGGACTTCCAGGAGGTCTTCGGCTGCCCGATCTACGAGGGGTACGGGCTGACCGAGGCGTCACCGGTGGTCGCCTACAACCAGAAGGCGTGGCCGTGTAAACCGGGGACGGTGGGGCGCCCGATCTGGGGCGTCGAGGCGGAGATCGCCGCGGCCGATGTGGAGGACCGCGTCGAGTTGCTGCCGACGGGCGCGGTCGGTGAGATCGTCATCCGTGGCCACAATGTGATGGCCGGTTACCTCAACCGCCCGGAGGCCACCGCCGAGGTGCTGGTCGACGGGTGGTTCCGCTCGGGCGACCTCGGCACCAAGGACGCGGAGGGCTATCTCACCCTCGTGGACCGCAAGAAGGACCTGGTGGTGCGCGGCGGCTACAACGTCTACCCGCGCGAGGTGGAGGACGTGCTGATGCGCCACCCGGCCATCGCCCAGGTGGCCGTCATCGGACTGCCCGACGAGGTGTACGGCGAGGAGGTGTGCGCCGTGGTGCGGCCACGCACCGGGACGGTTCCGGACGCGGCGCTCGGCTCCGGGATCGTGGCGTGGGCCAGGGAGCGGCTCGCCGGGCACAAGTACCCGCGCCGGGTGGAGTTCATCGACGCCTTCCCCCTGGGCCCCAGCGGCAAGGTGCTCAAACGCGAACTCGCCGGACGCTTCACCACCGGTCGGTAG
- a CDS encoding class I adenylate-forming enzyme family protein, whose translation MSPTDNYVRRVLEALSADSERVALLRDDERFTAGEFTRTVVAAAELLRRQTAEEEIPVVAVLTVANTPATIILRYAANLIGATVVHLHSTNAVDPTDQLATRERHEILKKTGATFLAVDEENLSLARELCERLPKPPRLAALGPLGPDVLDLTTGDADAFDLKVVETDPERPAVVLFTSGTSGTPKGVTLPFRVRTLYLRAGLEAPGPITYLSTLPVSHSNGSGADLALASGGTVVLHEGFDASAVLDAVERHRVSALTLTPPQLYMLVDHPAIKDTDLSSIQIISYGGCPAAPARLAEAVEVFGPVLLQFYGTTETSGISVLAPPDHFDPELRFTAGRLTAEVRIRDLEDQRDLPVGEIGEICVRSPFNMLGYWREPELTAETVRDGWVYTGDLGSLDERGYVRLHGRVGEVMKTNGIKVHPTAVENALLTHPDVAQAAVYGVADGDRVEHIHAAVVLRPGGAADFTSLLGHVSGELSPKHVPAAITFHDDLPLTGAGKPDKQRLAAERAEA comes from the coding sequence ATGTCTCCGACCGACAATTACGTCCGACGGGTCCTCGAGGCTCTATCAGCCGATTCGGAGCGGGTTGCCCTGCTCCGCGACGATGAGCGGTTCACCGCCGGTGAGTTCACCCGCACCGTGGTCGCGGCGGCGGAATTGCTGCGCCGCCAGACAGCGGAGGAAGAAATTCCGGTCGTGGCCGTGCTGACGGTCGCCAACACCCCGGCCACCATCATTCTGCGCTATGCGGCGAACCTCATCGGTGCCACGGTGGTTCATCTGCACTCCACCAACGCGGTGGACCCCACCGATCAGCTGGCCACCCGCGAACGGCACGAGATCCTGAAGAAGACGGGCGCCACGTTCCTCGCCGTGGACGAGGAGAACCTGAGCCTGGCCCGGGAGCTGTGCGAGCGGCTGCCGAAGCCGCCCCGGCTCGCCGCGCTGGGCCCCCTCGGCCCCGATGTGCTGGACCTGACCACGGGCGACGCGGACGCCTTCGATCTGAAGGTCGTGGAGACCGACCCCGAGCGCCCGGCCGTGGTCCTGTTCACCAGTGGCACCAGCGGCACCCCGAAGGGTGTGACACTCCCCTTCCGCGTCCGAACTCTCTATCTGCGCGCGGGACTCGAGGCGCCCGGCCCGATCACCTATCTGTCCACGCTGCCGGTTAGCCACTCCAACGGCTCGGGCGCCGACCTCGCGCTCGCCTCCGGTGGCACGGTGGTGCTGCACGAGGGCTTCGACGCGAGCGCGGTGCTCGACGCGGTGGAGCGCCACCGGGTGTCCGCGCTCACCCTCACCCCTCCGCAGCTGTACATGCTGGTGGACCACCCGGCCATCAAGGACACCGATCTGTCGAGCATCCAGATCATCTCCTACGGCGGCTGCCCCGCCGCCCCGGCCCGGCTGGCCGAGGCGGTCGAGGTGTTCGGCCCGGTGCTGCTCCAGTTCTACGGCACCACCGAGACCAGCGGGATCAGCGTGCTCGCACCGCCGGACCACTTCGACCCCGAACTGCGGTTCACCGCCGGCCGGCTGACCGCGGAGGTGCGCATCCGCGACCTGGAGGACCAGCGCGATCTGCCGGTGGGCGAGATCGGCGAGATCTGCGTACGGTCGCCGTTCAACATGCTCGGCTACTGGCGCGAGCCGGAGCTGACCGCGGAGACCGTACGCGACGGCTGGGTGTACACCGGCGACCTCGGCTCCCTCGACGAGCGCGGCTACGTACGGCTGCACGGCCGGGTGGGCGAGGTGATGAAGACCAACGGGATCAAGGTCCATCCCACCGCCGTCGAGAACGCGCTGCTGACCCACCCCGATGTGGCCCAGGCCGCGGTGTACGGAGTGGCGGACGGGGACCGGGTGGAGCACATCCACGCCGCCGTGGTGCTCCGGCCCGGTGGTGCCGCCGACTTCACCTCGCTGCTCGGCCATGTCTCCGGTGAGCTCTCGCCCAAGCATGTGCCGGCCGCCATCACCTTCCATGACGACCTTCCGCTGACCGGCGCGGGCAAGCCGGACAAGCAACGGCTGGCCGCCGAGCGGGCCGAGGCGTGA
- the hemA gene encoding 5-aminolevulinate synthase encodes MTTQYLDLFSRLTEGSDGGKREFLEIGRLAGQFPVASVIGVEDTSRISVWCSNDYLGMGQHPAVLEAMKEAVDEYGAGAGGSRNIGGTNHYHVALEKELSALHGKDDALLFTSGYTANDGALSVIAGRMEGCVVFSDALNHASIIDGLRHSGAQKRIFRHNDTAHLEELLAAADPDAPKLIVSESVYSMNGDIAPLAEIADIADRHGAMTFLDEVHAVGMYGPQGAGIAAREGLADRFTVIMGTLAKGFGTNGGYIVGPAEVIEAVRMFSRSFIFTTAMPPAVAAAALAAVRHLRSSEAERERLWANAQSMHRLLKERRIPFISDLTHIVSVLVRNEALCKRMSTALLDRHGIYVQAINAPSVRAGEEILRVAPGAVHSTSEVEMFVKALDQVWEELGGPREDAEIRLRNETHRG; translated from the coding sequence GTGACGACCCAATATCTGGACCTGTTTTCGCGCCTCACCGAAGGTTCTGACGGTGGAAAGCGGGAGTTCCTGGAGATCGGACGGCTCGCCGGTCAGTTCCCCGTCGCCAGCGTCATCGGCGTCGAGGACACCTCCCGGATCAGCGTCTGGTGCAGCAACGACTACCTCGGCATGGGCCAGCACCCCGCCGTCCTGGAGGCCATGAAGGAAGCCGTCGACGAGTACGGGGCGGGCGCCGGCGGCTCGCGCAACATCGGCGGCACCAACCACTACCACGTCGCTCTGGAGAAGGAGCTCAGCGCGCTCCACGGCAAGGACGACGCGCTGCTGTTCACCTCCGGCTACACCGCCAACGACGGGGCGCTGTCCGTCATCGCGGGCCGCATGGAGGGGTGCGTCGTCTTCTCCGACGCGCTGAACCACGCCTCCATCATCGACGGCCTGCGCCACAGCGGCGCCCAGAAGCGGATCTTCCGGCACAACGACACCGCGCATCTGGAGGAACTGCTCGCGGCCGCCGACCCCGACGCGCCGAAGCTGATCGTCAGCGAGTCGGTCTACTCGATGAACGGCGACATCGCGCCACTCGCGGAGATCGCCGACATCGCCGACCGCCATGGTGCCATGACCTTCCTCGACGAGGTGCACGCGGTGGGCATGTACGGCCCGCAGGGCGCGGGCATCGCGGCGCGCGAGGGGCTGGCCGACCGGTTCACCGTCATCATGGGCACGCTGGCCAAGGGTTTTGGCACCAACGGCGGATACATCGTGGGCCCGGCGGAGGTGATCGAGGCGGTGCGGATGTTCTCCCGCTCCTTCATCTTCACCACCGCGATGCCGCCCGCCGTGGCGGCCGCGGCCCTCGCCGCCGTCCGTCATCTGCGCTCCTCGGAGGCCGAAAGGGAGCGGTTGTGGGCAAACGCACAGTCGATGCACCGGCTGCTGAAGGAGCGCCGGATCCCGTTCATCTCCGACCTCACCCACATCGTGTCCGTGCTGGTGCGGAACGAGGCCCTGTGCAAGCGGATGTCCACGGCCCTGCTGGACCGGCACGGCATCTATGTGCAGGCGATCAACGCGCCCAGCGTACGGGCCGGTGAGGAGATCCTCCGGGTGGCACCCGGAGCCGTGCATTCCACCTCCGAGGTCGAGATGTTCGTCAAGGCTCTTGACCAGGTCTGGGAGGAGCTCGGCGGCCCCCGCGAGGACGCCGAAATACGGTTGCGCAATGAGACCCACCGGGGTTAG
- a CDS encoding ACP S-malonyltransferase gives MQHTYQRIAEWTGIDVQRIFEEERQPGQEHRQGIGAIRQAAAVLGIADVLAEEYGITPVAVCGLSFGALVGATLAGAVERQDLFTLLMRLREVPPPAADNGPQAVAMLRIPYDTDADELLADGADVYLSADLGRVGTGQERMVLLGGYRSALQEFGTGFPAGALHVSDDHGAAFHSPLQQHISDHLEPTLKAMTFHDPRVPVHSCMERKALTTAEEIRDLFRRNPTAPVSVPHMIGGLEDGGTELGLVLGPAAFGTFQNASFPVVHVESPDHVFEAMTAVYDFGIELPSTEAGVTQ, from the coding sequence GTGCAGCACACCTATCAACGAATCGCCGAGTGGACGGGTATCGACGTCCAGCGGATATTCGAAGAAGAACGGCAACCCGGACAGGAGCACCGACAAGGGATCGGTGCCATTCGTCAGGCCGCTGCTGTATTAGGAATTGCGGATGTCCTCGCCGAGGAATACGGCATAACACCGGTCGCCGTATGCGGACTGAGTTTCGGCGCACTGGTCGGCGCCACTCTCGCCGGAGCCGTCGAGCGTCAGGATCTCTTCACCCTTCTGATGCGATTGCGGGAAGTACCCCCGCCGGCCGCGGACAACGGCCCACAGGCCGTCGCCATGCTGCGCATCCCCTACGACACCGACGCCGACGAACTGCTCGCCGATGGCGCCGATGTGTATCTCTCCGCCGACCTCGGGAGGGTCGGCACGGGGCAGGAGCGCATGGTGCTGCTGGGCGGCTACCGTTCCGCGCTCCAGGAGTTCGGCACGGGGTTCCCGGCCGGCGCGCTGCATGTGTCCGACGACCACGGCGCGGCCTTCCACTCGCCGCTCCAGCAGCACATCAGCGACCACCTCGAGCCCACGCTGAAGGCCATGACCTTCCATGACCCACGAGTGCCCGTGCACTCGTGCATGGAGCGCAAGGCCCTCACCACCGCCGAGGAGATCCGCGACCTCTTCCGCCGCAACCCCACCGCCCCCGTGAGCGTCCCGCACATGATCGGCGGACTGGAGGACGGCGGCACCGAACTGGGTCTGGTGCTCGGCCCCGCCGCGTTCGGCACCTTCCAGAACGCGTCGTTCCCCGTGGTCCACGTGGAATCCCCGGACCATGTCTTCGAGGCGATGACCGCGGTCTACGACTTCGGCATCGAACTCCCTTCCACGGAAGCCGGGGTGACCCAGTGA